In Deltaproteobacteria bacterium, the genomic stretch ACATCGTGTGCAGTCAAAGGATTTATATGTTTGTCATTCTGAACTCGTTTCAGAATCTCGCCTTTTAAACCGTTCATCCTGAGCCCGTCGAAGGATGTCATCCTTTTGTCATTCGACTTACCCCGACATTACAGAAATTGCGTCAAGAAAATGAATTACGAAGTCGTAAAAATATTTTAGGGCTGCGGATAGAATTAAAATATTTTAGACATAGTAATTTATTTTTAGCCATTTCTGTTTGTCGGTGATTTTTGCTTCTTTTTATCAAGAAAAAGAAGAAATATTTGCCTTTTCTTCATCCTTCCAACGACCTCGATCATGTATGAGGCCGGAAGGCCGGATTAGATGTAGTCAAATAACAACCTTATTGAACAACTACCTAAAAACCTCCAGCGCAATTAATTATACAGCCGTTAAGCTTTTTCTGTCGATACAATAAAGCCGGCGCGCAAAAACTAAATTTTTTGATTTTATTCATTCTTGTGATAAATTCTATTTTCTCTGAAACTTCATACGGCCCCTTCGTCTAGCCTGGCCTAGGACGTAGCCCTCTCAAGGCTAAAACACGGGTTCAAATCCCGTAGGGGCTACCACATTCCTCCAATCTTCATAATAAAAGTAAGAAAGATAAATACATAATCCCTTTCTAAGTAATTATAAATTAATAACAATTTTTGTCATATCAATTACCAGCTTTGTAAAAAACGCCATCCAGGTTCGATTTACAATTAAGGGAAAACCAAGAAATCTCGTGTTTTTTCAACATCTTATATCCTTAAACTAACCCATCCCTACTTTCTGGTATGTATATTGCAATAATAATTAATAAAAATAAATGAAGGATAAGAAAGGAGAGAAAATGTCTATTGCTCAAAAAAAGGGAAGAAAAACAAGATTTTTAAGTACGCTGATAGCGTTCCTAGCAGTTTCTATGGCCGCCGCTATATTCCCTCAAAGCGAAGCTAAAGCCGAATTAAACGAATCTCCCGGAATCAAGATCACAGACTGGTCCTTTTACGCAGCGTGGGGTATGTCCACTATGCACAACGTAACGATCGAGAACACAAGTGACGTAGCCTATAAAGAGATAAAAGTAAGAGTAAGTTATTACCTGTCTTACTACCCGACACAACCGAGCACGGCGGTGTTAGTTTTACCTGTAAATTTACCTCCCCGGAGCAAGGACACCTATCTGGAAGGCGGACTTGCAAGTTTAATAGTAAACCCCGGCGGGATGTTTGGTATGCATCTATCATCGGGGGAAATAGAAGTGCTGGAAGCCGTTCCCGAAACGGCGGAAACTAATGCACGGATTTCAAGAAAAGATATTTAGAAAATTTGTGTATACCACTTTTAGTTAGAAATTAGACATATTTCACAAGACTGAACGAGGCATTCGAAGGAGTGAAGGGGCAATATGAAGGGAATTGTTTTTAATCTGCTTGAGGAAACAGTCCGGCGTGAGTACGGTGAGGATACGTGGGATTCCCTCCTTGAGGAAGCCCGATTGGACGGCGTTTACACATCATTGGGAAACTATCCTGACGAGGACCTGATTAAGCTCATCAGAGCGGCGTCTTCGGCTCTCGACATGCCCAGGGACGCTATCGTCCGCTGGTTCGGCCGCAATGCCTTCCCTCTTTTTACCCAGAGATACCCGAAGTTCATGGAGGGGCATAAATCCACACGGCCGTTTTTGCTCACTCTGAATAACATCATTCATCCGGAAGTTCGAAAGATTTACCCCGGTGCCGATGTACCCGAATTTGATTACGATGTATCATCGGAGGAGGTACTCGTAATGGGGTACAGCTCCGCACGAAGACTTTGTGCGTTTGCCGAGGGTTTGATCGAGGGCGCAGCGGCTCACTATGGAGAAGACGTGATAATAGAACAGCCGAAATGCATGAACCGGGGAGACGAAAAGTGTATTCTCAGGATTTCATTCAGGAAAAGGTAAGCATGAGCGTAACCAGCGAGCTGACTCGCCTCAAGAAGCGGCTCGAGAGGGAACGTAAAGCCAGGCTCGAGGCCGAGGCGATTACCGAGAAAAGTATTCGCGAGCTTTACGAGAGGCAAGAGGAGCTCGAACTGCTTCAGCTAATAGCGGTCGCCGCTAATGAGTCCTCCACTACCGAGGAAGCGATTCGTGTCGCGGTCAATAAGGTTTGCGTTCATACCGGATGGCCCGTCGGACACGCTTACATGCTCGGTAGGGACTCTGATGAACTGATTCCCACATCTATCTGGAATTCTGAGAGCGCTCAGCAATTCGAGACGTTTCGCAAAATCACTGAAATTACTCATTTCACTCCGGGAGTCGGTTTGCCGGGACGGATATTCGTCAGCGGCAAACCGGAGTGGATTGTGGACGTGACAAAGGACTCCAATTTTCCGAGAGCGAAACAGGCGCAGGACATTGGAGTGAGGGCCGGTTTTGGTCTCCCCGTGTTAGTGGGGAGTGAGGTCGTAGCGGTACTTGAGTTTTTCTCTACCGACGCTCTGGAGCCTGATGAGCGATTATTGGAAGTCATGTCTCACGTAGGCACTCAGCTTGGGCGAGTTGTCGAGCGCAAACGGGCTGAGGAGACATTACGAGAAAGCGAAGAGCGTTTTAGAACCATATTTGAAAACTCCCAGTTAGGAATCTATCGTACAACTCCTGACGGTCGCATTCTCATGGCTAATCCCAGGTTGGTTCAAATACTGGGATATTCTTCCTTCGATGAGTTAACCTCACGCAACCTGGAAGAGGAGGGATTTGAAACTACCTCCAAGCGGAGTCAATTTAAAAAACTCATCAAACGAGAAGGCGAAATTAAGGGTTTGGAATCCACATGGAAAAGACAGGACGGCGCCGTGATTTTTGTCAGAGAAAACGCAAGAGCCGCTCTGGGAGATGACGGCGCTGTTTTATACTACGAAGGAACAGTTGAAGATATTACAGAGAACAAGAAACTCGAATCACAGCTGCTGCGGGCACAACGTATGGAAAGCGTCGGCACACTTGCCGGAGGAATCGCGCACGATCTTAACAACCTGTTTACACCTATAATGATGGCGCTCCAGATATTGCGGCAAAGGCTCCCGGATGAGAAGAGCCGGAATTTGATAGACACGGTCGAAACAAGCGCCAAACGCGGGAGTAGCTTGGTAAACCAGGTTCTCTCCTTTGCGCGGGGGATCAAAGGTGAGCGCACGGTTCTTCAAGTGAGACATCTTGTGTCCGAAGTTGTAAAGATCGCAAAAGAAACATTCCCAAAATCAGTTGAGATTCAAACTGACGTGCCGGAAGACCTCTGG encodes the following:
- a CDS encoding heme NO-binding domain-containing protein, yielding MKGIVFNLLEETVRREYGEDTWDSLLEEARLDGVYTSLGNYPDEDLIKLIRAASSALDMPRDAIVRWFGRNAFPLFTQRYPKFMEGHKSTRPFLLTLNNIIHPEVRKIYPGADVPEFDYDVSSEEVLVMGYSSARRLCAFAEGLIEGAAAHYGEDVIIEQPKCMNRGDEKCILRISFRKR
- a CDS encoding ATP-binding protein gives rise to the protein MSVTSELTRLKKRLERERKARLEAEAITEKSIRELYERQEELELLQLIAVAANESSTTEEAIRVAVNKVCVHTGWPVGHAYMLGRDSDELIPTSIWNSESAQQFETFRKITEITHFTPGVGLPGRIFVSGKPEWIVDVTKDSNFPRAKQAQDIGVRAGFGLPVLVGSEVVAVLEFFSTDALEPDERLLEVMSHVGTQLGRVVERKRAEETLRESEERFRTIFENSQLGIYRTTPDGRILMANPRLVQILGYSSFDELTSRNLEEEGFETTSKRSQFKKLIKREGEIKGLESTWKRQDGAVIFVRENARAALGDDGAVLYYEGTVEDITENKKLESQLLRAQRMESVGTLAGGIAHDLNNLFTPIMMALQILRQRLPDEKSRNLIDTVETSAKRGSSLVNQVLSFARGIKGERTVLQVRHLVSEVVKIAKETFPKSVEIQTDVPEDLWAINGDPTHLHQILMNLCVNARDAMSNGGILSITAENLSIDESYAQTSIDAKVGPYIVITVSDNGTGIPPAILDRIFEPFFTTKKADEGTGLGLSTAFGIVKSHGGFINVYSELGRGTKFKVHLPAVETPDKRKTEDKQVELPMGHEELVLVVDDEVSIRKIAKAILETCCYRAITANDGVEAVALYKQNKEEIRVVVVDMMMPVMDGRSVIRELNRINPGVKIIAASGLKEQYNLAEETGAEISAFLSKPYTAETLLQTLHETLNANTDTV